One genomic segment of Paenibacillus antri includes these proteins:
- a CDS encoding GNAT family N-acetyltransferase, whose product MKLITERLTIRDFVFDDWKEVHAYASSSLVATHMIWGPNTEAETQSFIERTFEMQNQTPRKDYELAVTLSSGGELIGGVGLHVEAVGVGEIGYCLNPQYWRKGFASEAAREILRFGFSDLGLHRMYATCRPENVGSASVMKKIGMTYEGHLREHLFAKGKWHDSYQYSILAKEWFALEKG is encoded by the coding sequence ATGAAACTGATAACGGAACGATTAACGATTAGGGATTTTGTTTTCGATGACTGGAAGGAGGTTCATGCCTATGCCTCTAGCTCATTGGTCGCGACCCATATGATCTGGGGGCCGAATACGGAAGCCGAAACGCAGTCGTTCATCGAACGGACGTTCGAAATGCAAAATCAAACCCCGCGTAAAGACTACGAGTTAGCCGTTACGCTTTCCTCCGGCGGAGAACTGATCGGCGGAGTGGGTCTTCATGTGGAGGCCGTTGGGGTGGGGGAGATAGGGTATTGTTTGAATCCGCAATATTGGCGTAAGGGATTCGCGAGCGAAGCCGCGCGCGAAATATTGCGCTTCGGCTTTTCCGATTTGGGGTTGCACCGAATGTATGCTACCTGCAGGCCGGAAAATGTAGGATCCGCAAGCGTGATGAAAAAAATCGGTATGACCTATGAAGGGCATTTGCGCGAGCATCTCTTTGCAAAAGGGAAGTGGCATGATTCTTATCAATATTCCATTTTAGCCAAGGAATGGTTTGCGTTAGAGAAGGGGTAA
- a CDS encoding stalk domain-containing protein translates to MKRWIARLLFAVFLTVPFVCTPVADASNISSFGTSHLIKPDGSYWMWGDRRTVPTQLVELSDVKKAVQDYVVTEEGKVYLVSKQFYSLEYEVYPVKALHHLEEVYYGYGRSLFLDREGKVYAAPKEPEQDLSIPDRLDRIQPMAAMDDVKDIGGYVVESHRHPWVYQPMWLFLKNDGTVWRGQADADAWERVPLLDGTVDIDRNLALKEDGSVWTLPTAWSEDGPGEPEQVAALQGIESIHTNGRSSVAVDNQGQVWFWGATVTGFSDGTTPHDHKTPILLEQIDLATHAYVVDRSLIVHTLDDRVLEASINVEKLDGSLSFRLLASNIQHLEAAWSHIIMQQEDGTLFGWGANDRAQLGTGNYESAFERPVALQRPISLRLNEKPVQLANGIMLQGGQAFIPLRSVFEQLGATISWDHPTQTVTIQRTGMDHPDLMIEIHYANGEVLLNGQLVELENEPFIINGSAYLPLRFISETLGAQVDWNQPEESIHIIAE, encoded by the coding sequence TTGAAGCGGTGGATTGCAAGATTGTTATTCGCGGTTTTCCTAACAGTACCATTCGTCTGTACACCTGTTGCGGATGCATCCAACATCAGTTCATTCGGAACCTCTCATTTAATCAAACCGGACGGGTCCTATTGGATGTGGGGGGATCGCAGGACCGTACCTACGCAGCTCGTCGAACTATCTGACGTGAAGAAAGCCGTGCAGGATTATGTCGTCACTGAAGAAGGGAAAGTATACTTAGTTTCAAAGCAATTCTACTCCTTAGAGTATGAAGTGTACCCGGTCAAGGCATTGCATCACCTGGAAGAAGTGTATTACGGCTATGGCAGATCGCTGTTCCTGGATCGGGAAGGGAAGGTTTATGCGGCTCCGAAGGAGCCAGAGCAAGATCTCTCTATTCCCGATCGGTTAGACCGTATTCAGCCCATGGCCGCTATGGATGACGTCAAGGATATTGGCGGCTACGTTGTTGAGAGTCATCGGCACCCGTGGGTCTATCAACCGATGTGGCTGTTTCTAAAGAATGACGGGACCGTGTGGAGAGGACAGGCGGACGCAGATGCTTGGGAACGAGTCCCTCTACTAGATGGCACGGTTGACATCGATCGCAATCTTGCATTAAAGGAAGACGGGAGCGTCTGGACGCTGCCTACCGCTTGGTCGGAAGATGGCCCCGGCGAACCTGAACAGGTCGCAGCGTTGCAAGGGATCGAATCCATCCATACGAACGGGAGATCTAGCGTGGCTGTCGACAATCAAGGCCAGGTGTGGTTTTGGGGAGCGACCGTCACCGGGTTCTCGGACGGCACCACCCCTCACGATCATAAGACACCGATTTTGCTCGAACAGATCGATCTAGCGACCCATGCCTATGTCGTCGATCGCTCGCTTATCGTTCATACTCTTGACGACCGCGTCCTCGAGGCTTCGATCAACGTGGAGAAGTTGGACGGTTCTCTGAGCTTCCGTCTGCTTGCCTCTAACATCCAACATCTGGAGGCTGCATGGTCCCACATCATCATGCAGCAGGAGGATGGGACGTTATTCGGTTGGGGGGCAAACGACCGCGCTCAGCTCGGAACCGGGAATTATGAATCCGCCTTCGAAAGACCCGTTGCGTTACAACGACCGATCAGCTTACGCCTCAATGAGAAACCGGTACAATTAGCCAACGGCATTATGTTGCAAGGAGGTCAAGCCTTCATCCCGCTTCGTTCCGTCTTCGAACAGTTGGGTGCAACGATATCTTGGGACCATCCGACGCAGACGGTGACGATCCAACGAACCGGAATGGACCATCCGGACTTAATGATCGAAATTCATTATGCCAACGGGGAAGTATTGCTCAATGGCCAATTGGTTGAATTGGAAAACGAACCGTTCATTATTAACGGAAGCGCGTACTTGCCCCTTCGATTCATCAGCGAGACGCTCGGCGCACAGGTTGACTGGAACCAACCGGAGGAAAGCATTCATATCATTGCAGAGTAA
- a CDS encoding phosphotriesterase family protein, whose protein sequence is MTGGAGGFVRTVRGDIPKAALGFCHSHEHAFLADGHPATLNPALRIDDYAATVAELRDFRAAGGRAMIDCQPLGCGRMERALVAASMETDVHLVASTGFHKLAFYPDAHWVRTYSEERLRDVFVHEVAVGMYEGTDAAELAAAFLEARAGVIKTAVDRDRMADPDKRWFAAAAAASIATGAPIVCHTETHEEAIWLAYYYLERGVRPDNVVLCHLDRTTARPETHRELAKLGVYLEYDTIGRFKYHSDEDEARLLLQLLEWGLENRILLGLDTTRARLKHYGGAIGWTYLIETFLPLLARFGASDEAIRRWMVDNPAEAFAFKP, encoded by the coding sequence GTGACGGGCGGGGCAGGCGGCTTCGTCCGGACGGTGCGGGGGGACATTCCGAAGGCGGCGCTCGGCTTCTGCCACAGCCATGAGCACGCGTTCTTAGCGGACGGTCATCCCGCGACGTTGAACCCCGCGCTGCGCATCGACGATTACGCGGCGACGGTCGCCGAGCTGCGGGATTTTCGCGCGGCGGGCGGCCGGGCGATGATCGACTGCCAGCCGCTCGGCTGCGGGCGGATGGAGCGAGCGCTCGTCGCCGCGTCAATGGAGACGGATGTGCATCTCGTCGCGTCGACGGGGTTTCATAAGCTCGCGTTTTATCCGGACGCTCATTGGGTACGGACGTATTCGGAGGAGCGGCTGCGGGACGTCTTCGTCCACGAGGTCGCGGTCGGGATGTACGAGGGGACCGACGCGGCCGAGCTTGCGGCGGCATTCCTGGAAGCGCGAGCCGGGGTCATCAAGACGGCGGTCGACCGCGACCGGATGGCGGATCCGGACAAGCGTTGGTTCGCAGCCGCCGCGGCCGCGTCGATCGCGACGGGCGCGCCGATCGTCTGCCACACCGAGACGCACGAGGAAGCGATCTGGCTCGCCTATTATTATTTGGAGCGCGGCGTGCGGCCGGACAACGTCGTGTTATGCCATCTCGACCGGACGACGGCGCGGCCGGAGACGCATCGAGAGCTTGCGAAGCTCGGCGTGTACCTCGAGTACGACACGATCGGCCGTTTCAAGTATCACTCGGACGAGGATGAAGCTCGTTTGCTTTTGCAGCTGCTTGAGTGGGGGCTGGAGAATCGCATCCTGCTCGGTCTCGACACGACGCGCGCCAGGCTGAAGCATTACGGCGGAGCTATCGGCTGGACGTATTTGATCGAGACGTTTCTCCCGCTGCTTGCGCGGTTCGGCGCCTCTGACGAAGCGATTCGGCGATGGATGGTCGACAATCCCGCCGAGGCGTTCGCGTTCAAGCCATGA